In the Corythoichthys intestinalis isolate RoL2023-P3 chromosome 12, ASM3026506v1, whole genome shotgun sequence genome, one interval contains:
- the LOC130926675 gene encoding uncharacterized protein LOC130926675: protein MSQQEVSPPISQVVTRSEASHSHSSRRSRTSQAAAQARADAEAAYARARYAKRQIDMEVEKARIEATLHALKTEGEAEAALAAAKVWEATFEEEERAKVDLSEQGVFSKTPPSIRRAQEYVHAHFDDQRVQADGTQTPNNEHLVRHNDSQQPENSPKSAGAFPHVRHIDIADEEHLQSHRARTDISHQPTPSATPQSELSNLAAYLARRDLLTSGFKVFDNRPESYLSWKSMFCNATEGLNLKPSEELDLLTKWLGGESLQHAQRIRAVHVSNPQAGLQRLWQRLDKTYGSPEVIESSLFQRLQTFPRISNKDTHLLQELADLLLELSYAKSESYLPGLSFLDTPRGINPIVEKLPYGLQESWVTQGTKYKRENGAVYPPFSYFVRFVNDYAEMRTDPSFMLQCSNVINPRVDKTSVRRDKYRVPLAVNKIEISPAKLTAPDPDKQCPIHQKPHSLVKCRGFRMKTLDERKNILKEHAICFKCCASTNHRARDCKAIIQCSECDSDAHVSAMHVGPPPWTPQDFNPPTQSHGGESEGPNPVNTASCTEVCGQGVKGKSCSKICLVNVYRRTSPEKKKRVYAMLDDQSNSSLARSAFFDMFNVQGTIFPYTMRTCAGLSETQAVGAVAYLKLTNEDGHSEVGFLLGKARLAPKPDITIPRLELCAAVLAVEVAELVLEELDVTVDQLSSSTWLRGPAFLSRLDQSQVRSQTFDLIDPETDCELRPEVRFVHQPSWQKRCCYGDLCPGMPG, encoded by the exons atgtctcagcaagaagtttcaccacctatcagccaagtggtcaccaggtcggaggccagtcattctcattcttcacgccggtccagaacgagtcaagctgctgcacaagcacgagcagacgccgaagctgcctacgccagagcacggtacgccaaacgccaaatcgacatggaggtcgagaaggcacgcatcgaggcaacactacacgctctgaagacggaaggtgaagcagaagcagcgctcgccgcagctaaagtttgggaggcgactttcgaagaagaggagcgcgccaaagtcgacctcagcgagcaaggggtattttccaagacacccccctccatcaggcgtgcacaagagtatgtgcatgctcactttgacgaccagcgtgtccaagcagatggcacacaaacgccaaacaatgagcacctggttaggcacaatgactctcaacaaccagaaaatagcccaaaatcagctggtgcttttccacatgtgcgtcacatcgacatcgctgacgaagagcatctccaatctcatcgtgcgagaacggacatctcacaccagcctacaccttcagcaaccccacaaagtgaactgtccaatttagcagcctatctagcacggcgtgatctgctgacatcggggttcaaggttttcgacaaccggccagagtcctacctgtcctggaagtccatgttctgcaacgcgacggaaggcctcaatctcaagcccagcgaagagctcgaccttctcaccaagtggctcggcggggagtctcttcaacacgctcagaggatcagggcggtccacgtgagtaatccacaggcaggtctccaacgtctgtggcagcggctagacaagacttatggctctccagaggtaattgaatcctcactcttccaacggttgcagacttttccaagaatctccaacaaagacactcacttactgcaggagcttgctgatcttctgttagagctatcgtatgccaaaagtgaaagttatttgccgggtcttagctttctcgacacaccaaggggcataaacccgatagttgaaaaactcccatatggactccaggagtcatgggttacacaaggtaccaaatacaaaagggaaaacggtgcagtctatccacctttttcgtattttgtgcggttcgtaaatgactacgctgaaatgagaacagaccctagctttatgttacagtgttcaaacgtaataaatccaagggttgataagacatcagtaagacgagacaaatacagagttccattggcggtgaataaaatagagatcagtccggctaaattgacagcacccgatccagacaaacaatgtcctatccaccaaaaaccacattcactcgtcaaatgcagggggtttagaatgaaaacactagacgaaagaaagaacattctcaaagagcacgccatttgttttaaatgttgtgcgtccacaaatcacagggctcgagactgtaaagctattatccaatgctcagaatgtgatagcgatgctcatgtgtctgccatgcatgtcggtccacctccatggacacctcaagactttaatcccccaacccagagtcacggcggggagtctgagggcccaaatcctgtgaacacagccagttgcacagaagtatgtgggcaaggcgtaaaaggaaaatcatgctcaaagatctgtttagttaatgtatatcgccgaacttctccagaaaagaaaaagagggtatatgccatgttggatgatcagagcaattcatccttagccagatctgcgttttttgacatgtttaatGTGCAAGGTACCATATTCCCATACACCATGAGAACATGTGCAGGTTTATCAGAGACACAAG CCGTAGGTGCGGTAGCATACCTCAAACTCACAAATGAGGACGGACACAGCGAAGTGGGATTCCTCCTCGGCAAAGCACGTTTAGCTCCTAAACCAGACATCACCATACCCCGACTTGAACTCTGTGCAGCAGTCCTGGCCGTGGAAGTAGCAGAGTTGGTTCTAGAGGAGCTGGATGTCACAGTCGatcag ctctccagctccaccTGGCTCAGAGGCCCAGCTTTCCTCTCCAGGTTGGACCAAAGTCAAGTTCGAAGTCAAACCTTCGATCTCATAGACCCAGAGACTGACTGTGAGTTGCGTCCTGAG gtCAGGTTCGTGCATCAGCCTTCGTGGCAGAAACGTTGTTGCTACGGCGACCTTTGTCCTGGAATGCCCGGGTGA